TTCGGCCCACTGCCGGTTCCTTTAAATCCGAAGGTAGAACTTAAAACGGAAGGTTTATAAGACCACTCGCCGGCAAGGGGGTATCTTTTACCACCTACTTCCAGATAAACTTGATCATCGGAAGCCAAAAAACCTCCTTCGCCCCCATTATCTTTTACACAGACAGTAAGGCTGTTCTTACCACCTTTCAATATGCCTGCCGGAATATGGTAATTCCGGTTAGCCATCCAAAAATTAATGTTTCCTACTTGTTTACCATTTACATAAGTTATATCTTCATCATCAACAGCTCCTAGTTGAATACTACCGACTTGACTTTCGGCACTTTCCGGAAGGGTAACTTCCGTACGATACCAGACGACCCCGTCTTCGTTTTTCAGACTGCCTTCCCAAAGGGCAGGCACATGAGTCTTTTTCCAGGAGGTGGTATTATAAGTAGGAGCAAACCATTTTTCTTTTATTCCTTTGTCGGTTTGCATGGATGATTTAAAACGTTCGATATCCTTCATGGAATATCCCAAGGATTTTTCCAGAGTTTTGCCTTTGTAGGAGGAATAGTCGGAATTCTCCATCGCTGCCTGCCAACTGGTCCATGTTTCGATGTCCGTTCCTCCCCAGGAAGAATGGATTAAGCCGATAGGCACGTCCAATTCCTCTTCCAAGGCTTGTCCGAAGAAATAGGCGGCTGCCGAAAAATTAGGGGTAGTAGAAGGGTTACATTCTTCCCAAGAGCCACTTGGGATGTCCTCGCATTCTTCGGTTTGGATGGTCTTGGGAACAGTAAGCAGGCGGATTTGCTTGTTTGCCGATTTTTGAATCGCTTCTTCCGCTCCTTTTGCGGAATTCAGGTTAAACTCCATATTCGACTGCCCGCTACAGAGCCAAACGTCTCCTATCAATATATTATCGAACGTAACGGTGTTATCTTTTCCTTTAATCGTCATTTGGAAAGGACCGCCATACTCCATCGGGGGCAATTCGATTTTCCATTTTCCATCTTTTCCAGCCTGACCACTTTTTGTCGTGCCGTTAAATTCAATGGTTACAGTTTCCTTTTTATCTGCATTTCCCCATACGGATATAGACATTTCACGTTGTAAGACCATGTTGTCCGAAAAGAACTTGGGAAGCGTTACCTTGGCATCCACAGGCACTGACAAGCCGAGCCAAAGAACTAATAACGAGAACTTGATAAGTTTTTTCATCTGTTTTATTTTTTAGTAATACTCAGAGATTTTGGATGATTTCTATTTTTCGTACTTTAGGCTGGGCAATGGAATAGATCTTATCTACCAGCAGGTCCATTTCTTTTGTCCAGGCATCCCGGATTTCAGGGTGCATCGCTTTGGTGAAATTATCTAAATGTCCAGCCAGGAAAATATTGTGTTGCAAGTTAGCACGGATAGAATCGAGCGCTTCCTGATTATCGGCAAAAAGCAATCCTTTAGGTTTGAGGATGGCAAATTCCGTCCATGCATACTCCCGGAAACGTTTTTCTATCTCCCAACGTGCTTCATTGAGGTGCATTATTTTTACGGCCTGCTGATATTGCGGGGTATTGGTCAATTCCCCCATGTTGATACCTTGTTCCAGTTCTATGGCGGTAAAATCTGCAATTTTATTACCATCGATTACTAGGGTATAATTACCGCTTAAACCTTGAATACAAAGTGTTTCCCGGTTGAGATCATCGATTAACGGGACGTATCGGGCAGCTGCAGCCTGGCTGCGTTTCTTACCCCAGCCACGAGGCACGGTATCTAGAGGATAAGGCAAGGCTTTGGCCAGATAATTAAAAGACAAATTTCCTTGTAGATTCACTTCCAAGTTACTTATATAGCAGTTTTCTTGTTGTTTAACTTTCCGGTCTTTCGCATCGATACGGATAGCGGCCACAGGTTTTCCCGCTAAACCTTGAGCTTTCAGGAAGAAATAAGCCATCAGCATATTTCCGTCATTATCGGGATGGATTCGGTCGCCTTGCATAAGGGTAAAGCGCGGATCTTTCTGTTGCTGTTGCCCGTTGATTTCCAACATGGGAGCGTTGAAGTCTACAAAGGCCCAATTGTTTTCGCGGGCAGTTTCTTCTTGCATCCGGATAATGGAGCGGATAGTTTCATTTTTTTTCTTAAAGGGGGGAGTTTTTTCATCTTCACAAGTTTCGTCATACGGGGAACTGCCTATCAGGATAACTCGAGTTTCGGGGTGAGCTTTCATTATTTTCCGTATTTCCCGGAAGGTGCTGTCTACCTTCTGCAAGCGTTGGTTCACAAAGGATTGTGCATTATCCGAGTTGTACTCGTAATATCCGCTGTCGTTCATGCCGAAAGTAAGGGTAAGAACGGTAGGTTTTTTGGCGTAGGCATCTTCTTCGATCCGGTTCAGGATATCCCAAGATGTATCCCCCCCAATTCCGGCACTGTACATTTGCATACGTTGCCGGGGGAAACGGGTCATGTAATAAAGCCAGATATAAGAGTGGTAGTGTCCGCCTTCGGTAATGCTGTTGCCTACGAAGACTACCCGGTCGCCTGCACGGAACGGCGCGGGTGTTTGTTGTGCCTGCGTAACGAGTGTTATGGCAAGGAACAAGAGAATAATGCATGTTGTTTTCATAAGAATGTATTTCATTTTATAAGAATATCAACTACGTAAACAGGGTAAGGCAGCCCTATCCTATAAACCGGGTTTAGATAAAGAAAACGGCACGGTCTCTTTCGTTATCCCTCTGCTTTTATTCGGCTGGTTTCCCATTTCAAACCGGAGGATACCGCCGTTTATAATATCGCTATAGCGAATATAGTTTTTATTCAACGCATTTCCGTTGAGTGTAGCCGACTGGATATATACATTTTCTTTCCCATTATTACCAGCTTCAATTACAAACTTTTTACCTTCTTCCGTAGTAATTGTCGCTTTTTTAAATAACGGGCTGCCTATCACATATTCGTCCGTACCCGGACAAACGCTGTATAATCCCAAGGCGCTAAGCACATACCAGGACGACATACCTCCCTGGTCTTCGTCACCGGGGTAGCCTCTTTCCGTAGAGTTATATAATCTTTCTACGATTTGCCGTGCCCAGTATTGAGTCTTCCAAGGTTGTCCGGCATAGCTATACAAATAAATCATGTGTTGTATGGGCTGGTTACCATGTGCATATTGTCCCATGCCTGCTAATTCCATCTCTTTCATTTCGTGAATGACGCCTCCGTAGGTTCCCGGCTTGATAATATTAGAGATAGCAAAAACCGAGTCCATTTTGGTTGTAAACTTTTCATCGCTTCCGTATAAATTTATCAGGCCTTGCACATCGTGGAATACCGACCAGGTGTAGTGCCAGGCATTTCCTTCACAATACGGGCCACCCCATTCATACGGGTCGAATGGTTCCTGCCATTTGCCATCCATTCCTTTGCCTCGCATAAATCCGGTGGAAGCATCGAACACATTGCGGTAATTGTACATTTGTTTGGCAAAAACTTCTTCGTAGAACTTATTTCCGGTCATTTTAGCCAATTGGTACCCGCAAAAATCATCGTATGCGTATTCTAATGTCTGGGCTGTAGATCCCAGCGACTCAGGATAAGGTACATATCCGAGTTGAAAATATTCTTTCCAGCATTGACGTCCGTTAGCTCCACCCCAGGGGCCTTTGTTCATTGCTTCGTGGGCATAGGCTTTCAATGCTTTTTCCGGGTCGAATGTACGGATGCCTTTTGCCCATGCATCGGCTAACAGGGAAATAGAGTGATTGCCTATCATTCCTCCTGTTTCTCCGGGGAACGACCACGATGGCAGCCATCCGCACTGTTCCTGTGCCGCCAGCAAAGCATTCATATAACGTCCCTGCATCGTAGGATGAAGAATATTGGTCAATGGGAATTGGGAACGGAACGTATCCCAAAATCCGTTGTCGGTATACATATAGCCGGTATATATTTTGCCGTCGTACGGGCTATAGTAATAAGGTTCGCCTTTCTCATTCCTTTCATAAAATTTACGAGAGAACAAATTTGCACGGAACAGGCAGGAGTAGAATGTTTTCATTTGTTCTACCGTTCCGCCTTCCACTACCACTCTGTTAAGCAGTTCGTTCCATGTTTTTGCGCCTCGTTCTTTTGTTGTTTCCAGCGTTTTATCTTTTTCCAATTCTTGCGCTAAAGTCAGGAAAGCTTGTTCGTAACTGATGTAGGAAGAGGCTGCTTTTGCCTGTACTTTCACTCCTTTTTTGAATTGGATGTAAGCACCGTATCCTTTCCCTTCGCCGGCGAGCTTACCGGGGAATATTTCGTCTTTCTGATTTTCCCATATCCCATAGGATTCAAACGGTTTGTCGAATTGAACAACAAAATAATTACGGAAATTCTTCGAATTATTTACAAAACGCTGATTGTTTACCCAGCCTGTGATTTGTCTTTTTTCCGGGTCTATTTTTATTTCGCTCTTATCCGTGTATCCGTCAATGACCAGATAAGCTTCTTCATTTTTGGGGTAAGAAAAACGCAAATGTACTCCGCGGGTGGTAGGGGCCATTTCCGTAATTACACCATTTTCAAACGCCACTTTATAATAATGGGGTTTGGCCGTTTCTTTACTGTGACTGAATTTTGCAGCTCTTTTTTCCTGATTCACTGTTAGTTTTCCTGCTACCGGCATGAATGAATAAACTGCATAATCACTCACCCACGGGCTACACTGGTGAGATTGACAAAAACCTCGTATATTATCTGCCGAGTATTGATATTTCCATCCTTCTCCGTTTTTCCCGGTTTGCGCGGACCAAGTATGCATGGCGTAGGGCATTCCAGTAGTAGCGTATGTGTTGCCATAACTTAGACCGAAGTGAGAATCCGTACCTTGCAATGTGTTTACGTATTGCACTAAATCTTTTAACTGTGCGTATATTCCGGTTGAAAAGAATGCTGCTAAAGCCAAGAGAATTATTTTTTTCATGTCTACAAAATTTATATCGTTTATTTCCTGTAAGCTATCGTTTGCTTCCTATCAAAAACAGGTACACGTATGAATACGACGAATAAGGTGATAGGATCCCTTTATAGGGAATTGAATTTTTAACAAATGTACATAAAAGTAGCCACTTTCTTGCCTGGTTACAAAAAATGTGGCTCACTTTATTTATTTGTCCGGTTTATTTATATCGCTCTCTTATTCTTCATATACATTTTCCCAATTGAATATGCGGAAAAAGTAAGGACGATAGAAATCCGCACTACCTTTCCGGTTAAAATTATCCGAAAAGTCTTCGCAGCTTGCATTAATAGAGAATACCAGTTCCCCTACCCTTGAAAATTGCGGATGCAAGAATATATTATACAATGTATATAAATGCTGGTCTCCTAACTTATCGATGGTTCCCGGCACAACAAACAAAACTTTTCTATCAGTAAAAGGCCCGTACGGTGTTTCGCTTCGATAAATATAAACTGCTTTGTCAAAATAGCTTCCTTGCCCTACCATATAATAGGTACCCCCCTTCTTGAACACATTGGCCAAGCTGCAATCTTTAGCAATTCCGGAACGTTCTATTTCCGTATTGCCGGGAGGAGTTGCCTGCCACTCAAAGTCGCCGTCTACATTCCGGATATAATATTCCCAGGGGCTTTTTAAATCGTGGGTCCGGCTGCGGGCTACAATAATCTCGTAATTACTGCCTTGCCCATACAGGTAAGTATGTCCGTCTTCATCTTCATACAGAGTATTGCCATAATATTTTTGGCCGGTATGAAAATTATCATCCCTGCTTACCAGTTTCATATAAGTGCCGTCGCCCGGTTTTCCTTCCAGGCTATGTTCCGTGAGGCAACATCCTGCCGGGGCATTGTCGTTTTTCAAATCCACACCTCCCCATATTACCTGAAGTGTTTGTACGCCGGCTTCGTCGGTATAAACAGTCGCGTCACCGGTCCAATAAACGTAATCTTCATCGGTTTTTCCGTTCCGGATTTCTTCGTCCGTCAGTTTAGCCATCGGATGACGCAAATAGGTACGGGCTTTGTAGTAGCCATCCTTGTCCGGGTGTGCGGTTTGTACATAGTCGGCCAACCATATCAGTTGGTTATCCCGGTCTTCTCCTGTTTGTACCATGATGCTATTACGCGGGAAATTGTTGCAGTCGGCAGGACGCATCCTGGTTTCTTCTTCTACCGTTCCATAAAAACTATCGCAAAACGACCAGAATGTATTTCCGTCCGGCAGTGCGGTAGAATATACCCCGTCGCCGCCATTCCAACCCAGAGACCGAGTAAACAACTTATCATATTTTTTATCTTTATAAGCAAATACCCCTTTTGCTTGTTGTCCTGCATTGGAAATAGGTTCCAAGTCCCAATCCGAGGAAACTGCAGGAGGTGTGATAAGAGCTACTCCGGTACTATCCGTTTTTTCATAGGGTACATCCGTTATGTCATAATCATTACAGGCAGTTCCCATACAGACCACCAGGCCGGAAACCCATAGTTTGCCTAATATATATTTATAGTTCTTCATATTGAATTTATTCATTGATGATACATGTTCTTTTAGTTTCTATTTGTAGACGTGCAGTACGGTTATTTACTCTTCAGCCGGCCGTATCATTGTTTCCGTCATCTCATACCAAACGTCTTTATTTTCGGAATTTTTCTCACCGATGGAATAGCAATAATTCAGATAAAAGGTCTTCGATTCCGGGTCGTAAGTAGAAGGTTTCCCTTCTACATCCAGCAACTTGACGGAAAGCCCGCTATCTATGTAGGGTGACAAAGTTACTTTATACATGGAAATAGTTTCCCCGGTAGGTACTCCTTCTTCCATGGCGGGTACGTCTATCGTTTCATCAGGATGGACCGTTACATTTATTCCCCAATGCCGGATTTGGTCTTGTGCCATAGAAAACTTGTTACTAGGTAAAATACGCACTGAGTTTTTTGCAAGCGGTACTACGAGCTTGGTAGAAATGATAGCTACCGGATCTTGGTTTCCCGGTTTAAAACCCCAGTCTTCGGTTCCTTGCAAACTTGTTCCTGTCATGTTATAATAAGTATCTTTCTTGGTAGTTGCATACTCGTTTTTTAAGAATATCTGAAACAAGACATAATTCTTTGTTTTCGAAATCATATAATTCGAGACGGAATCTATTTTCAAGGGGATAAAATAATCACGGTCCGGCGAAAGACCCGTTACATCCACTTGGATAGGAAACAATACATAGGGAGTTTCCGAATTTGCTTTTAACGTCCTGCTCCAATCCTCTATCTTATAGTTTTCCGCAGGTAGTTCCAAACCATATTTATCGTACGAAGTATCGTACATCCGTTTATTGTAGGCTTGCAGATAAGAAAGGTCGTAAGATACCCTCACCGAAACGTCCTGATTAACCGGAGCGGATCCTCCGAAATAGAGAGAAAGGAAATTTACAGTTCCGCCGAACTCAAATTCCTGCCCCGAAACATTTTCATCTTCACTTACGAAATAAATTTCTTTGCGGTATTGTTCATCCTGGTAAAACTCTTTTTCGCATGCGGATAGAGAAACCAAGAGAGCTGGCACTCCAATGCTTGCCAATAGAATATTCGTTAATTTCATATTATTCCTGTTTTTAAAGATTTACATTATTCTTCCCATCCCGGATTCTGGTCCAGCGAAGGAACTTTCCTTAATTCATCGTGATGAATGGGCAATAGCATCATTTTAGGTTTGAATACACGCTCACGAATAATCCGGTGGTTAATAATTACCGGCGCATAGAAACCGGTCCACTCTTTCGCTTCCACATTCATTCCGGTTAAAGGTTGCTTTTCCAAATCTTCCAATATGCCCCAGCGGCGGACATCGTAATAGCGGTGGTTTTCATGGATAAACTCAATCATTTTTTCTCTTTGTAATATCTGGTTGAAAGTTTCCGCCGAAGCCAGCTGCGTATCGGTTACTCCCGGAAGTCCGGCGCGGTAACGAATCAAGTTAAACGCTTTTTTTATTTTTTCCGTGTCACGAGTAAAGGTTTCGCTGCCGATCGTGTGAGAGCCTTGCAAGTTATTCAGGGCTTCCGCATAAATCATTAAGACTTCCGCATACCGGATGATAGGGAATGTTTTCGTCTCGGTACGGGCACCTTCGCCTACTTTTGCGTCTCGGTAATGCACATATTTTTTACATACATAGCCGGTCAGGTTGTAGTAGCCGGGTTGCTCGGCCCTGTTTTTTCCATAATCTGCACCGTCGTGGTATTTTACAATAATATTTCTCTTGGAACTTTCTGTGGTAGATTCGAAAGGCCACAAACAGCCGGAAAAACCGATACTGGCATAAAACCGAGCTTCCCGGTTCGCATACGCTTTGTAGGTTCCGTTTTTTAACGTATAGTTTTCAGAGATGATTTCATCGGTGTTTACTACACACGAATTGTCATACGGGCGAGCTTCATACGGACAAGCCGTACTTGCATTCTCGATGCTTCTTCCGTCCGCCATATAATAAGCGTCGATAATTCTTTGTGGTACGGCTACATCGCTATGGCCGCCTAATCCGGTAGGGAAGACATCGTCAAAGTTGCCGTTCAGTTCGCCTCCGCCGTTACGTCCCCAGATCAGTTCCGGGTTTTGCGAATCTTTCAGCTGTCCGGTAAAAATATCCGAATAGGATTTAAACGGATCGATACCGCCGGGACCGTCGGGATAATTAGAGGCCGATTGTAACTCTGCAGGCAAAGGCCGCGTATACTGGTCGGCCGGTACGGTATAAAGACTGTATACCCCTAACTCCATTACCCGTTTAGCTAATGCGGCAGCTTTCGCCCATTTGCTGTCGTCATACGTTTGGGAAATATAGTTAGCCCCGTCGCTTTTCCGAGTAAAATTACCGAAATATTTCCGGGCAGCCGCTCCGCCGTTATACAGAGGACTGGCAGCCCATAACCTCAAACGGGCAGCTAATGCCAAAGCTGCTCCTTTGGTGGGTCTTCCCAGAAGATCGTTCGGTTGTTTCAGTTCCAGTCCGTTGGCAGCTTCTTCCAGTTCCTTACATACATATTCCACACATTCGTCGAATGTGTTGCGTTCCACAGCATAGTAATCCGGAGATGCATTGGTGCTTAATATCTCATCTCCCACTAAAATGCAGGGGCCGTACGATTGGATCAACCAATAATAAGCATAGGCCCTTAAAAAACGGGCTTGCGAGCGTAATTCTATTTTATCAAAAGCACTCATATCCGGAACTTCGTCAATATGAGGCAGCAATACATTTACCTTACGGATAATTTTATACAGGGTAGGCCAGATATTGAGGTCGTAGACAAAACTCCCCATTACCGAGGAAGAAATCTGATCGATTGTGAGTAAGGTTCCCGGAAAATCCATGGGAAAGATACCGGTAGGCCGGCTGCCGCAACTGATTCCTTCATCGGTAGCCGTTACTCCCGGCACGTTGGAGGCTTGCCATATTCTCCCTTCTACCGGTAACATGGCTGCCGCTCCGTTAAAATACCGCTGGATGTTTCTTTTATTGGCAAATATAGAATCTTCTTTGAAGGTATCTTCGAAATAATCGTCCACATTCAAATAATCACAGGAAGTCATCCATACTGACATACACACAGTGAGAAAAATAAATATCTTTTTCATACGATTCATTCTTATTTAAGTTTATTCTGTTTCATACTTCTCCGTTTAGAAGTGTAAATAAAGCTGTAGGGAATAACGGCCCGGTATAGGATAGGTCTGTCCGGTAGAAGTAGCTTGCTCCGGATCAAACAATTTTACGGAATCCCACACTGCCAGGTTTTCGCACATCAATTGGACGTCCATCGACTGGATACCGAGGAAACGGCGTAAGGCGGCTACTTTCAGGCTGTATGTCAAGCTCAATTCCTGCAATCTCAGATACCGGGCATTTCCCATCCAGAAGGTAGAAGGTTTCGTATTGTTGTCGTTATGCCCGTAATAAAGGCGGGGGAAACGCGCCTCCGGATTTTCGGTTGCCGGGTCACCTGAATAACTTGCCGGGGTCCAACGGTTTGACTGGTCATAGGCCAAGGACAATACATTCCCTCTGTTACCGTTGTTAAAGGGCATGTATCCGTCAAACTTATCTCCGCCGGAACCGCCGTACAGGAACAAATTTTTACCGGTTCCTTTAAATAAGACGTTCAATGTCCAGTTTTTGTAGTGAAATTCGCCTCCGAATCCATACATCATTTGGGGAACACCTGAATTGGCAAACAAAGGGACTTTATCTTCGTCCGTAATTTTTCCGTCGCTGTTTACATCTTTATACTTTATGTCTCCGGGACGTACTGTTCCGAATTGTTTGGGGCTCATGTCCACATCTTGCTGGTCTTTAAATAAGCCTAAAGCAATAAAACCGCGTTGTACACTGTTCGAATATCCGTTTTCTGCTAAATAAGGGTATTTTTGTTCGGCTTGTTCCCAATTCAAGATTTTGTTTTTCGACAAGGTAAAGTTACCGCGCAAGGTAAAATACAGATCTTTGTTCAAGGTCTGGAAGAACTCGAAGTTCCCGTCGCTTCCCCAGCTTTTCATGCTGCCTACGTTACCGAAAGGCATGCTTATTACTCCTACATAATCAGGAATTTGCCTGCGTTCCTGGAAAATCCCGTCCCGTTTGTCATGGAAGTAATCTAAGATGAAGGTGAATTTGTCGTTAAAGAAATGGGCTTCCATTCCGAGGTCGGTTTTATAAGCTTTTTCCCATTGCAGGTTATCTGCTCCTACTTGGCTTTCCGTTAAGCTTCCGGTTCCTCCCCAAGGATTAATTATAGTTCCGTCCTCTTTAATTAATGTAAGGTAAGGAAAGCGGCGGAATGTAATCCGGTCGTTACCTGCCGTACCATACGAAAAACGAAACTTAAGGAAGTTCAGCCATTTTACGTTTTCCTGCATGAATTTATAGGAAGTGGGAATCCAGGCAACCGCCCCGGCAGGAAAGAATCCGAATTGTTTGCCCGGTTCGAAATTCTCCGAGCCGTTATAACCGAAGTTCAAATCTGCCGAATAGGTATCCTGAAAAGAATAGGTAAAACGTCCGGACAAGCTTTGATAGCGTTTGGGAATAGCATCCATACTGGTGGTAGAACCGGAACCGTACGAACTTTCCATGGAATAGTACAGTAATCCTCCTATCCGGTGATCTCCGAATTTGCGTTCGTAATTCAATTTGCTATTAAGGACTAATTTGGAGGAAGTAGATGAGCTATTGGCATAATTCATACTGGTTTCGTCAATCCGTTTTACCAGCTTCAAGCGTCCGGTATTCGTACGTCCGTTGGTATAATATAGAGTTGGCATTTTATACCGGCTTTCGTTAAAACTGCTATAGGTATTCCATGCTCCTTGCAAATCGAAAGTCAATCCTTTCGTAAGCATGGAAAGGTCTTGGGTGATACTGATCGTAGCTTTATTGGTGTAATTTTCATCTTTAGCCGAACCGGTATAATTTAACAATACATGGGGCGGAATATCGCTTCCTTCTCCTACGGAAGGCAATTCGCCACTGGAATAGCGGAGAGGATAAAGCAAGGGGGTTGTTTTAGCTTGCGACTGCCATATCCAGTCCGTCAGGTTCTCACTGCCTGGTTTTCCCATGCTCGGACGGCGGTTTACTGCTAAGAAACCGTCTGCACCCACATATACTTTGGTTGTTTTCGTCAGGTTAATATCCAAATTCAACCGGTAATTATAAGTATTATAACCTACGCCTTTGTTATATTTACTGTCTTCCATAGACTTATAGGCAGCATCTTCGTTCGACATGCCTATACTTACAAAATAACGGGCCACGCTACCACCTCCCTGGGCACTCACATAATAGGTCTTTTGTAAAGAGGTAGATTTCAAGATTTCGTCTTGCCAGTTTATGTTCGGGTATAAATCCGGGTCCAGCCCGTATTTAATAATATCGAGTTCCATATCCGAATAGGTACGCGGCATACCTGATACGGCAGAAGCCTCGTTGGCCAGTTGTGCATATTCATAACCACCCAGGTATTCGGGCAATCTTTTCAATTTGGAAACTGTCAAATTGGCCCGGGCTGTGATTCTCAATTTTTGTTCCAGACCCCGTTTGGTGGTTACCAGCACTACCCCATTCGCGCCTCTGTTTCCGTATACGGCCGTGGCAGAAGCATCTTTTAATACGGAAAAACTTTCTACGTCAGCTGGGTCTATTTGATCCAAAGAGCCTTCCAATCCGTCTATTAAGACCAAGGCACTGCTATTGGCTCCGAAAGTACCGATACCCCGCACCCAAAATTCGGAAATGTTTTTACCCGGTTCACCGCTGCTTTGTACGGAAATAATACCGGCTACACGTCCGCCTAAACTGTTTACGATGTTGGTTGCCGGTACTTCCAGTTCCGAAGGTTTTATGGCTGTGATGGCTCCTGCTACGCTCACTTTCCGTTGGGTCCCCATTCCTACTATCACGACTTCTTCCAGTTCTTCGGATGAAGGCTGTAAGATGATTTGTACTTCCTTTTTATTTCCTTCCACCCGGTATTCAGAATCTTTATAGCCGAGATAAGAAATGATCAGGACATCATATTTTTTCACTTTTATGGTGAATTTCCCATCCAAATCGGTTGTAACTCCTACACCGGGGCTATCTTTTAAATATATATTGGCACCCGGTACGGTTTCATTCCGCTCGTCTTTCACCACACCTGTCAGCATAATGCTTTCCGGTTGTTTATTCTGTGCTTTTGCCGGTAATACCAGTACCAGCATGCAAGCAAATAGTATTAATATTTTATTCATATATAAAGTCGATCTATTATTGTCTTGATTGAATTATTCTATGGCAAAACGACGGATAGCATGGTTTTCCGTATCCGCTATATACATCACCCCTTCCGAATCGATGGTGATTCCTACCGGATGGTCAAATTGGGCTACATCGCTGGAACCGTTCAGGTAACCTGCTTTTCCCGGCAAGCCGGCTACTGTTGACACTTGTTTTGTATCT
The genomic region above belongs to Parabacteroides pacaensis and contains:
- a CDS encoding sialate O-acetylesterase, whose translation is MKKLIKFSLLVLWLGLSVPVDAKVTLPKFFSDNMVLQREMSISVWGNADKKETVTIEFNGTTKSGQAGKDGKWKIELPPMEYGGPFQMTIKGKDNTVTFDNILIGDVWLCSGQSNMEFNLNSAKGAEEAIQKSANKQIRLLTVPKTIQTEECEDIPSGSWEECNPSTTPNFSAAAYFFGQALEEELDVPIGLIHSSWGGTDIETWTSWQAAMENSDYSSYKGKTLEKSLGYSMKDIERFKSSMQTDKGIKEKWFAPTYNTTSWKKTHVPALWEGSLKNEDGVVWYRTEVTLPESAESQVGSIQLGAVDDEDITYVNGKQVGNINFWMANRNYHIPAGILKGGKNSLTVCVKDNGGEGGFLASDDQVYLEVGGKRYPLAGEWSYKPSVLSSTFGFKGTGSGPNGFSSLLYNGMIHPLVGYGIKGVIWYQGENNAGRAYHYRQLFPLLINDWRNQWGYEFPFLWVQLASFMAEEAEPGGSNWAELREAQNMTLRLPKTGQAVITDIGEAMDIHPRNKKDVGIRLAANALKIAYGKDVLGSGPVYQSMAKEGNKIILSFTNTGKGLSTQDKSKYKYVKGFAIAGDDQKFVWAQAYIQGDKVVVFSDEVKNPVAVRYGWANNPYDNNLVNSDGWLASPFRTDNWKGQTEGK
- a CDS encoding SGNH/GDSL hydrolase family protein gives rise to the protein MKTTCIILLFLAITLVTQAQQTPAPFRAGDRVVFVGNSITEGGHYHSYIWLYYMTRFPRQRMQMYSAGIGGDTSWDILNRIEEDAYAKKPTVLTLTFGMNDSGYYEYNSDNAQSFVNQRLQKVDSTFREIRKIMKAHPETRVILIGSSPYDETCEDEKTPPFKKKNETIRSIIRMQEETARENNWAFVDFNAPMLEINGQQQQKDPRFTLMQGDRIHPDNDGNMLMAYFFLKAQGLAGKPVAAIRIDAKDRKVKQQENCYISNLEVNLQGNLSFNYLAKALPYPLDTVPRGWGKKRSQAAAARYVPLIDDLNRETLCIQGLSGNYTLVIDGNKIADFTAIELEQGINMGELTNTPQYQQAVKIMHLNEARWEIEKRFREYAWTEFAILKPKGLLFADNQEALDSIRANLQHNIFLAGHLDNFTKAMHPEIRDAWTKEMDLLVDKIYSIAQPKVRKIEIIQNL
- a CDS encoding GH92 family glycosyl hydrolase, which encodes MKKIILLALAAFFSTGIYAQLKDLVQYVNTLQGTDSHFGLSYGNTYATTGMPYAMHTWSAQTGKNGEGWKYQYSADNIRGFCQSHQCSPWVSDYAVYSFMPVAGKLTVNQEKRAAKFSHSKETAKPHYYKVAFENGVITEMAPTTRGVHLRFSYPKNEEAYLVIDGYTDKSEIKIDPEKRQITGWVNNQRFVNNSKNFRNYFVVQFDKPFESYGIWENQKDEIFPGKLAGEGKGYGAYIQFKKGVKVQAKAASSYISYEQAFLTLAQELEKDKTLETTKERGAKTWNELLNRVVVEGGTVEQMKTFYSCLFRANLFSRKFYERNEKGEPYYYSPYDGKIYTGYMYTDNGFWDTFRSQFPLTNILHPTMQGRYMNALLAAQEQCGWLPSWSFPGETGGMIGNHSISLLADAWAKGIRTFDPEKALKAYAHEAMNKGPWGGANGRQCWKEYFQLGYVPYPESLGSTAQTLEYAYDDFCGYQLAKMTGNKFYEEVFAKQMYNYRNVFDASTGFMRGKGMDGKWQEPFDPYEWGGPYCEGNAWHYTWSVFHDVQGLINLYGSDEKFTTKMDSVFAISNIIKPGTYGGVIHEMKEMELAGMGQYAHGNQPIQHMIYLYSYAGQPWKTQYWARQIVERLYNSTERGYPGDEDQGGMSSWYVLSALGLYSVCPGTDEYVIGSPLFKKATITTEEGKKFVIEAGNNGKENVYIQSATLNGNALNKNYIRYSDIINGGILRFEMGNQPNKSRGITKETVPFSLSKPGL
- a CDS encoding DUF5005 domain-containing protein, translated to MKNYKYILGKLWVSGLVVCMGTACNDYDITDVPYEKTDSTGVALITPPAVSSDWDLEPISNAGQQAKGVFAYKDKKYDKLFTRSLGWNGGDGVYSTALPDGNTFWSFCDSFYGTVEEETRMRPADCNNFPRNSIMVQTGEDRDNQLIWLADYVQTAHPDKDGYYKARTYLRHPMAKLTDEEIRNGKTDEDYVYWTGDATVYTDEAGVQTLQVIWGGVDLKNDNAPAGCCLTEHSLEGKPGDGTYMKLVSRDDNFHTGQKYYGNTLYEDEDGHTYLYGQGSNYEIIVARSRTHDLKSPWEYYIRNVDGDFEWQATPPGNTEIERSGIAKDCSLANVFKKGGTYYMVGQGSYFDKAVYIYRSETPYGPFTDRKVLFVVPGTIDKLGDQHLYTLYNIFLHPQFSRVGELVFSINASCEDFSDNFNRKGSADFYRPYFFRIFNWENVYEE
- a CDS encoding BT_3044 domain-containing protein, with amino-acid sequence MKLTNILLASIGVPALLVSLSACEKEFYQDEQYRKEIYFVSEDENVSGQEFEFGGTVNFLSLYFGGSAPVNQDVSVRVSYDLSYLQAYNKRMYDTSYDKYGLELPAENYKIEDWSRTLKANSETPYVLFPIQVDVTGLSPDRDYFIPLKIDSVSNYMISKTKNYVLFQIFLKNEYATTKKDTYYNMTGTSLQGTEDWGFKPGNQDPVAIISTKLVVPLAKNSVRILPSNKFSMAQDQIRHWGINVTVHPDETIDVPAMEEGVPTGETISMYKVTLSPYIDSGLSVKLLDVEGKPSTYDPESKTFYLNYCYSIGEKNSENKDVWYEMTETMIRPAEE